The Phaeodactylum tricornutum CCAP 1055/1 chromosome 6, whole genome shotgun sequence region CTGAGACCGGCTCTGAGAAGTCGACTGAAGAGTTGCTTCTAATATGGCGAGGAGTTGTGGGCGGCAAACTGTCACTGCTTTCCTGACGATTGTAAAATGGATGCAAATTTTTTTCCCCACTCTCTTCCTCCACTATTTGCTTTAATTCCGTTCCGAATTTACTTTCAATGGTCTGAACTAAGGATGCCGTCGAAGGAGAAAAATGTGCAGACCTAGACAACCGGATATGCATCCCTTCGAAAAATGAAGACCTTTCTCTTGGGGAAAGCAAAATAGCCATTATCGTTTCTTGAACAGATAAATTGAGCCCTTCGTGCCATGATAAAAGATTGAGAGCCActttgttgaaagtttcatcgttgtcgtaGGTACTGCTCGTTCGTAACGACGGCGGGCGAAAGCCATTCGAGGTAGTGGACGACGTTAAAGCAGCCCCTTCGTCACGCGACCTAGAATGCGATTCAACCCAAACTTTCAGGTGATCCATGGTGAGAGAAGTGATATTGATTCAGCTCAGGCAAAGCTGCGTGTACGAAAGAAAAGTGGCGATCAATTACATGCGGCCACTCGACACCGCTTGATATTGTGACCTGGAGCGATTTCGGCGGAAGCAGATTGGCGAGTTAAGATATCAGGTTCGCTAAATGGCGATGGAAATCTACGACACACTTGTTAAATATTCATATGCATTTTGTTTATTAGAGACATGGGAGACAATTTTCACTTATCAACTCATACTGGATGAAATCTCTCCCATTTCTGACATCTATGTGCGGTATCCGATCACGCTTTATCTGCTCGTACCCGCGCGAAACAGAGCACAATCTTTACATAAGATGAATGCTTTTACGTTATCGTGAGCGCGCAAGCGCCCAGCCCCTCCCTACCCTTCTCATCCACTGCCGACgcttttgctttcaaacGAGGTTCTCGTACTGGCAAAAAGCGATCGATAAGTCAGGCAAGGAGAAATCACGCCACAGGAGAGGGAACTGAATTTCGATACATTGAACAGCTAAATGGTTTACTGTTCGAGAGGCTCAAGTGGTCGAACACTACGATAAGGATGGTATGAGACGTCGGTGCGCACTAACCACAGCGGCAACAATTACTCAGCGAGGAACCGAATGTGCCTTCTATCACGGAATCTTCGCTGCATCGAGTCAACGGCCACCATCGCTTGAAGATACGATTAGTTTACATTCTCCATCTTCTTGTCTTGTCGCGAAGAATAATCCACGATGGGTAATGGGATAAGAGGGAACGACAATGAGGATGGAGAAATAGAAACACTCTATCAATGGCATAGACAATGCGATACTGATTTTTTATTCACTGCAAAATGCTGCATAGCTACATACGATATCTTTGGGGTTGCAGTAAAAAGAAGAGTGGGACAAGAATTCTTTCATGGGAAACACAATTCGAATCAGTCCGATGAAATGTATCCGGATGACTAGATATCTCGGATAGAGTTTTTGGGCATTATGAGAAGCTAGGAAGAGATGAAACATATCGTCCAAAATACACTCCAAGCTTCAAGAAGCTGATTCTTATACCAATTTTGTCATGTCGGAGGTGAAACGCGTCGAAGGACTGCGTATACCGGTCGAACCAGACGTATTGTATAGCGACAAAGGGCGGACTTCTTCTCAAGCCTTTTTTGGACAATGTTTTTGAGAATATCTATGACTGGACGAAAATAGAGAAAAAAATTTACGACGAGGAGGCTCTATAGGGGTCATTGGATCTTCGATTGGCTATCCTAAGCAGTCTGCAGTTTCCTGCAGCAAAGACTTGGGCCACGTGATCTCTCGAATGGGCACTTTGTGGGCCTACTTGTATCTTGTTTAGTCGAAAAGCCAGAGTCATCCGGCGCTCCCGCATGGATTTTGAAAGCACTATTTGTTACGACTCTGTTCCTTCGATAGCAACATCGCCAGCCCCAGGCTGTGTGTTTGAGCATTACAAACATCCATTCTAATCGTTTTTGGGCTTGACCTTCACGTTGAATGCCATTAATACAATAATGACAAAAATACTCATAAACATACTCCCAAACAAAACCATGCCAGCTATGAGCTGCGAGAGCCCCAGACTGTCTTGTAGCCAAATAAACAGGTCCGAGAGAAAGATCCCGGATGTAATGAGACCCCCTTGAAAAAGACCAATTGGGCCAAAGGGGGATGCATAGAAAGGAATGGAGGACATCTGCTTGTAGCCACCGTCAGCAAACTTTATCAAATTCTGCTTCGTCCGCTGTCCTTCAAAGGAGTACACACTCCAACCGACTATGACATAAAAAGTCGGGAACCCGTAAACATCGAATCTTGATGCCAGCGCTTTCTCTTCACTGCCGTTTATTTTTGCTACCTTGATCCTTTTGTCTGATTTGTGAAATTCTTCCGCAATTTCAATGTAGGTTGGCAAAAAGCTGGTGCAATGTGAACACCAGGGCGCGTAAAATTCAATTAACCAAACATTGCCGTCGCTGATTGCGCCGTCGAATGTCCGTGATGTCAGTGTGATCAATGACACGTCTGCTTTGTCTGTCTTCGCTGCAGTGACCAAGCGTCGGTCTTGAAGGGTAGGCGTAGTTTCCTCTGCTGCAGGGACACCTTTAGATGTCAGTGAAGGTTCGTCGCCACCCTCTGCAGCAGTGTAATGGGCAGCCACTGCAAGTAGCAGGCTCCACCACCACAAGAACCTCAtcgtttttgttttggctCCTTAGGGAACGAAAAGAAGTCAGCGATATCTTTGAATGCAGAAAGAAAGCGTTCGTTAGTTACTTCTTGTGACTCGAAGTAGGTAACACCATCGGAATTTCTTGGCTGATGGCTTTGGGACTTCTCTTTTTGCCCTGTTTTGGTTCGGACGATAAGCCAACACAGGGCTTCGACAGGTGAATTTGGCCTGTGGCTCCTCCTGGTCTTTCACTCTGGGCTACTTATTCAACTGGCGCCTCAGCGGTATTGATGTGAAAATTAACATAAATACAGTGACAAAGTTGGTGCAATCATTATGAGCCCTGGCACGATACGAACATAAAAAGTTTAAGTATAAGTGCTGCAGCTATACTTTAGATGTCGTAGAGTGGGCATTTCTGCCGAAATTCTGATAAATATGGCATCCGAGACAACTAGTCGACCCAATCAATCAGATCATCAAGTACCGCCAGTCTGTGCTTCGAAAAAGGAAGCCCAGAACGTTCATGAACAAATCTCATGCGCCGACCCTCCACTTCCTCCCAAGACAAAGAAGCTAGACAAACAAACTGCAAACACGGCAACGACCGATGACCGCCAAGGTGCTACCACCGGCCGATAACTACATCTTTATATAATCTCGGTGTGCTGTATTCTAGTGTCTGCGAAGCAGTCTTGTTAATCACCGTCGAGTTTGAAAGTTATGTTCCGTCCCACGAAGCGGCAAAGACTGGAAGCCCCGCCCTCATGGTTGGATAACGAGGCTCTCAATTCTGTAGCGTCACCCTTTGCGGCCCAGCCGACGCTGAAGACTGCTATTGTATCCCAATTCACTAAAGAGCTCTTCCTGGAACGATTCCAGAAAGAGATTCGTGACCGTTTCTGCTTTTCACTGTCGTCCCAGCTGTTGGTTGACCCTGGGTCGAACCGCCCATTATATGATATCGAGCTGTGGCGTGGTATCCTGAAGGGGCGGATTGCGTTTGGGGATAACGCCGTGACGCGGATCTTGGAGGCAGCTTCGTACCAAGAGACTCAGGCTCCCCAACTCATAGTCATGGCGACAGATTTACAACCACCAACGCAGCTTGCGCATATTCCAATCCTATGTCGTCAGCTTGCCACCTGTCGACATGTGCACATTCCTCTCATGCTTCTTCCGGGACCGTCTTCGCTGGAACTAGGGAAGCTTTTGGGAACACGTAGGGTTTCTGTCTTGGCATTTATGCCGCGCTACAAAGGAAATGATTCCATGGACTTGGAGGAGCGACGGGATCATGCGGATGCCTACGTCCACGACGCAGTTGACTCGTTCGTAGCGTTTATTAGCTCAAAGAAAGCGCCATAAGTACCAAAGCAGCGACAAGTGGAGCCTGAGAAAACGAAACCATGATCAAGCTTA contains the following coding sequences:
- a CDS encoding predicted protein — its product is DKADVSLITLTSRTFDGAISDGNVWLIEFYAPWCSHCTSFLPTYIEIAEEFHKSDKRIKVAKINGSEEKALASRFDVYGFPTFYVIVGWSVYSFEGQRTKQNLIKF
- a CDS encoding predicted protein, which translates into the protein MDHLKVWVESHSRSRDEGAALTSSTTSNGFRPPSLRTSSTYDNDETFNKVALNLLSWHEGLNLSVQETIMAILLSPRERSSFFEGMHIRLSRSAHFSPSTASLVQTIESKFGTELKQIVEEESGEKNLHPFYNRQESSDSLPPTTPRHIRSNSSVDFSEPVSATGSKHTSNRRRFFSETTPGPASFFRAPKVRNLDWKLAETIEQVQSLRLDGTFGLQSRSGRGEYQPPSPLARLSL
- a CDS encoding predicted protein, translating into MFRPTKRQRLEAPPSWLDNEALNSVASPFAAQPTLKTAIVSQFTKELFLERFQKEIRDRFCFSLSSQLLVDPGSNRPLYDIELWRGILKGRIAFGDNAVTRILEAASYQETQAPQLIVMATDLQPPTQLAHIPILCRQLATCRHVHIPLMLLPGPSSLELGKLLGTRRVSVLAFMPRYKGNDSMDLEERRDHADAYVHDAVDSFVAFISSKKAP